AATTTAAACATTATAAAAAATGTGCCTAACATATTATTAGGAGAAAATGTTCCAGAAGTATTAGAAGTCAGAGGAGAAGTTTTCATGTTGAAATCTGATTTTAACAGCTTAAACAATAGTTTAAAAAGAAAAACAAAAAAAATTTTTTCTAACATAAGAAACATTGTTTCTGGAACCTTAAGAAGGACAAATATTTGTAAAACTTCTAAATTTGTTAGAAGATTATTTTTTTGTGTGTATGGATATGGTTTTGCAATTCCTAATAACTGTTTTGTAAGTCATTATAAAATGTTACAAAAGATGAAGTCTTTTGGATTTTCTATAAATAAATATAATGTTTTGCATAAAAATAAGAAAAAGATTTTAAATTTTTTTAAAAAAAGTTTTTTAATGAAAAATAAAATAAATTTTGAAACAGATGGAATAGTTATAAAGACAGATTCTATAAATCTTCAAAAACAACTTGGTTATAACAATAAATTTCCAAAATGGGCAATAGCTATTAAATTTGATACAGAAAATTTAATTACAAAAGTTTTGAAAATAACATTTGAAATAGGTAGAACAGGTATATTAACACCTGTAGCATCTTTAAACCCAATTAATTTTTCTGGTGTAGTAGTAAAAAATGTTTCTTTATATAATATTAATCAAATGAAAAGACTAGGCATAAAAATAGGTTCTCATGTACTTGTTAAAAGATCCGGAAATGTAATACCTAAAATTGTTAGAGTTATTAATTCAACTAAAACGTATTTTAAAAAAAATATATTATTACCGGTGAATTGTCCTAGTTGTAAATCAAAATTATTTTTAAACAATTGTAATAAATTATACAGATGCTTGAATAGAGTATTTTGCGCCCCGCAAAAAGAAAAACTAATATTACATTTTTTCTCTAAAAATGCATTAAATATTAGAGGAATTGGACCTAAAATTATAAAAAAACTTGTTTTTAAAGGAATTGTAAATAGTCCGTTAGATATTTTTAGTTTAAATAAAAAAACATTGTGTCAAATAGAAAATATTAATGAAAAATCTGCTAATAATATAATCAATAGATTAAATAACTCTAAAAAAGTATATTTTGCAAACTTTATATACGCTTTAGGAATTCCAGAAATTGGTTTATTATTATCAAAAAATATCTCTAAACATTTTAGTTCTATTGAAGAGTTAATACATTCTGATTATGTTGATTTTTTAAAAATAAAAAAAATAGGTAAAAAAAATGCTAATAATTTAATGTTTTTTTTTAAATCAAAAAACAATATTAAATATATAAAAAAATTGTCTAAGATATTAAAAATTATTTTTTAATACATTTTTTTGGGCTGTGCAGGATTTGAACCTGCGACCAATTGATTAAAAGTCAACTGCTCTACCAACTGAGCTAACAACCCATAAAATATTATAAAATAAAATTTTAGGTGATGCCGGATTCGAACCGACGACTTCCTCCGTGTAAAGGAGGCACTCTACCAACTGAGCTAATCACCTATAAAAATTTACTACTAATTTTATTAGTATAATATTTAATATTAACTAGTCAATATTTTTGTTGATATTTTTACATATATTTTTTTAACTTATTTACATCTAATATATATTTAAGAAGTGGTTTATGAAAATTAAAACTAGATTTGCGCCTAGCCCTACAGGAAATTTACATTTTGGTAACATAAGAACTGCATTATTTTCTTGGTTGTTTGCTAATAAATATAAAGGAAGTTTTATTTTAAGAATTGAAGATACAGACGTATGTAGGAATATCACTGGTTCAGTAGACAATATTATTAAAGTTATGAAATGGCTGAAATTACATTGGAATGAGAAAGTGTATTTTCAAAGTAAGAGACTTAACTTTTATAATAGTATAATAGATATGATGTTACAGTCTGGAACAGCATATAAATGTTACTGTTCAGAAGATACTTTAAAAAATAAAAAGAATATACAAATATTACATAGTAAAAATACTAGATATAATAGAAAATGTAGAAATTTGGAAAATAACATTTATACTACTAAGAAATCTTTTGTGGTTAGATTTAAAAATCCTCTTAATGGATATGTAAAATTTTATGATGAAATAAGGGGTATAATAAAATTCAAAAATAGT
This region of Buchnera aphidicola (Chaitoregma tattakana) genomic DNA includes:
- the ligA gene encoding NAD-dependent DNA ligase LigA gives rise to the protein MNCIKDIIKSLRNKIELYEYFYNVLNISIISDQEYDKLIEELTILEKKYYKHDSSNSPTKKIGKNFSNELKIRNHIFPMLSLESVYNINNFYNFYSFVKKNNSENNLKLCCELKIDGVALSILYKYGKLVHALTRGDGYSGEDVTHNLNIIKNVPNILLGENVPEVLEVRGEVFMLKSDFNSLNNSLKRKTKKIFSNIRNIVSGTLRRTNICKTSKFVRRLFFCVYGYGFAIPNNCFVSHYKMLQKMKSFGFSINKYNVLHKNKKKILNFFKKSFLMKNKINFETDGIVIKTDSINLQKQLGYNNKFPKWAIAIKFDTENLITKVLKITFEIGRTGILTPVASLNPINFSGVVVKNVSLYNINQMKRLGIKIGSHVLVKRSGNVIPKIVRVINSTKTYFKKNILLPVNCPSCKSKLFLNNCNKLYRCLNRVFCAPQKEKLILHFFSKNALNIRGIGPKIIKKLVFKGIVNSPLDIFSLNKKTLCQIENINEKSANNIINRLNNSKKVYFANFIYALGIPEIGLLLSKNISKHFSSIEELIHSDYVDFLKIKKIGKKNANNLMFFFKSKNNIKYIKKLSKILKIIF